The Coccidioides posadasii str. Silveira chromosome 2, complete sequence genomic interval AGTAGATGCAGGGCAGATGTGTGTTTTTCCTATCACGAGGGTTAAGAATGTAGGTAAACTATGATCTGGCTGAGAGAAAGGGGAAAACGCACCGACCAGCCCTGCGTGACGATGCTTTTCTTAGAAACATCCAGCATGACTTTTTGGGGCGTGTTTGGGGGTTGTTTCGAACCGCTCCACGCAGCTCGCCCAAGCCTCTGACCCATCCCGATCGTCGAGGTTGGCAACACCTCCGAGCGTGAGCCTAACTCTGTAAGAACTGGCTAACTACGAATCCCaacccttctttttttttttttttttttttttccccctcaaAAACTAACTCAAGGTTGTGGATGGTATTCCCGAAGCGTGGACGCGACTTTAATCCTTCACATATAGGGGCTCTGATGCCAGCATCGTGTCCAGTAACGACTATCCTTCATGGCCAAATGGCACCCGAAAGGCTGGCTTCGGCTGATTTCCGTGCCTTGATCAGAAAAGGCACCCATGGGAAACGTAGGAAGAAGGAATAATGTATTCCTCTTATGGATCAACCTCGCCCCTTGACTGTTTCTCGGCTTTGGCCCCATCGATGACAGTGATGGATAGTGGCGAAGAGATCCATGCAAACAAACATCCCCTGTCAACGGACCCCGCGATTTGGTCTGAGCAACCTTTCGGGCATTAACTCCGCGCCATACACTCGCTTTCCTTGACATCACTGCATTTCTTGCCATGCGTTCCCGGGACATCGCCTAGAGGCTAGTGTGCTAGCGACTCTGCAGGGCCCCAGCTGAGGCTGGGCTCATCGCCCATCTTTTGAAGGGTTTCACACACTTTCGCCTGCGTGCCCACGCTTACTTCCTGTCCCTCTTGGCCTACACCGCGCATTCATGAGTATGCATTTGAAAAACAAACAGCCACAAGCCCCCAAAAAAGAGAGTCAAGATGCCGGTAGTGACCGATGATGCGCATTCTGACAACATCCGATACGAGAGGATAAGGCAACCCTTCCTTCCACCAGGAGACCAGGGTAGGCGATAACATGGTGACTTTGCAGAGTCAGATGAGTTCTTGCAGCCGCACAAGGCATGGTTTCCATGACAAGCAATGGGGGATCTGAGACCTAAACCGCTCTTCTGGTTGATTCCTTGCATATATCGACTGTTCCTAGAGAAGTTTCTTCCCGGCAGGAAGAGTTCTGGGGATCAAAGACCTGACCGCAAGCCGGGCTGATACTACCCTGCCCCGCACCGTTATCATGGCCCTTAGTTCCATGCTGGGTCATGGCCACATATAAGTACTTTTGACAGGGTTGAAGAACATGCCTACTGGTTGGTAGGTCATATGTTTTTTTGGTATAGATTGGCTTATCAATTCAAATATTAACAGTGAGTTCTGCGCCTCCCTTTGAGCTCTTTGTCAAGCCATTTCCCTTCTTGAAGCATTTGATATTGTGACTGAACCGGTTCCTGTGAAAGTGATTCTATGAGGTCAGATATCGACTAGACTAGGTGGGTATATCTTTCTCTAATTCTACCTAGATAATCCTGCGTGAGGATTTTGAAAAGGCACGCTGCCTTGCAGCTGTGAAGTTGATATTTTTAGCTCTGCATTATTATTGGCAATGGAGCCAATGTCAAATTGTTTCATCCCTTTAACCCGTCTCTCTCATTTTTGTTCCATTTTAGTGATTTTTGGAGCTTAGGCTAATCGAATACAGGACTGCTACCGGATGCCATTATTTTGTCGTTACGAAATCTTCTAGTTGTGGTAGCTGATGATTATCTCACTACAAACCTGCCCTCTTACCAATTGAAAATTGgagcattcagtctctgtGCAGTGAAGACTTACCTGCAATAAAATGGGCACATGCAAGGCCAGCCCAGTGGACCTCTTGGGTGCCTCTACGTGCCGTGTTGAGAGTGCTAGTTGGTCACTACGTGAACACAGCCCAATATATAGCAACTCTCGACATTACAGCAAGGTCGAAAACACTCAACAACGTCAAGCATATGCTTGGCCAGCTCCCGCGCTTGGAAGGGATTGCACTGGATCTAACGAAAGGCGCAATGGGGAACAGTCACCGTGTCATGACGAGATCCAAAGTGACGATGGGCCTCAAACTATGGGTGGCGGAATATTAGAGGAGAAGACAtcgaagaggaagatgaagcGTTTCAGGTCAGCTCTTTGCATTAGGACTGTATGCATATTTTTCAATTGCTAATATGAGCATAAAACCCAGACTCAGCCATAGCCAAACACGCTATCTTATGAGCGAGTTCACACGACAAGCACATCCTGACGCCGCTCATAGAGAGCGTCTTTCCCGTGAGATACCGGGGTTAAGCCCGAGACAAGTTCAGGTTTGGTTTCAAAATCGGTATGCAGCGATCCCTGTGAGCAGAAGAGGATTTACGAACTGATATTGTCGCAAAGGAGAGCCAAATTAAAGAGGTTGTCTACCGACGATAGAGAAAGGATCCTAAAATCAAGAGCAGTTCCAGAGGATTTTGACATGGCAAAAGCACTCCGTTGGCCTTACACCAACTATTCAAATACACCAGCATCTGCCGCGACACACTGTGATAATTCGCTCGGGAGAAATGACGTGCCATTGGTGATTGAAAGCATAAAGCTCTCGGGAGAAGAGTATGTCACAGCTCCGTCGAGTAGTCCGCCTACCTATGGGTACTATGCGTCAGACCCGTTGTCAGTGGCGGAAGACAACACGAGCCCCGACAACATCATTTCGAATTCCTCAGCCAACGAGCGGAAGTTACCTGTAATATCATGGACATACTCCCAGATGCCTACACCACCATCAGAATCAGCAACTGTACCTGAGTCAACGAATCCTTCGGAAGTAAGGTCGCCGTTAAACCGCAAGTGGAGTGGTGTATCCTTGGGAGGTATCTCAGCACGCCTGTCGCCCTCCAAATTATCACCTCATACCATGAACCGTAGCCCAAATACACCCATAACACCATCACACAGCTACTATGAGAAGCAGCTAGCTACTCCAGTATCAGTCGGAGGTTTCCATGAGAGATCCGGTAAGCATTCACAGAACGGGGTTCATGAACACGACCTAATTGTTTTTACAGCTTCTCAGAAGGAGGTGCAGAGCCCGATGGCCAGCACAATGTCGACCACTCCCCTTTCTGTTTCGTCGGAAGAGCAAGTCCTTCGGCCGAATTCGTGCTTTGGTCTTAGCTCATTCGACATATCTTGTCCGCAAGGGGCTTCGCCGACCATGGGCTATACGGCTTCTGGGGTTGCTTTCGAACCCAGCCCACGGTTTGTTGAAATTCCTTATTCCACTAATCCGGTGAAAAATATGTGGGATATGGGATCTTAAAATATACTAAAGGACATTGCATTCTGCTTGCATTCGAAATCCCCCACACGCGTCGACTCTTCCTGGCGAACGACTTGATGTCTTTGGGATAAAAATGATTTCTGCATGCTTCTGGGTAATACATTCAGATCTGACCATCCTATTCTGTTGATTGTATTCTAaaccttttttattttattttattttcttttttaatcGCCATTCCTGCCACCTTTTTTGTTGTcttagtactccgtactccccATCCTTGAAACCTCCTGCCTTGCACCATCATCATTCACTCTTGTTGATACTATCTATGAAAATAAAGTTGTAGTTATTTAAACTTATTAAGATTGATCACAGCACCCTTGAGACACGCCCGTTCCCGTCATACCATCAAACCTTGTTCGCCCGTAGCCCTGCGGCATGAACCACGGCTCACTGATGGTGATCTGTGATATCAGGCCACCACCATTGTTTGCACCATTTGAAGGGTTTGCACAGATGTTTGTCGATAGTGGTGCAATGGTTCGCATTCACCAATCATCTTCCAGCTATTGCCAATGAGATGACTGATGACGCAGTGAAACGCGACCAGGCAAGAACGGCGGATAGAATGGATTGAGCAGTAGTATAAAAGCTCATCAGCTGGTTGAAATCCTGTAGATTATTTTGTAACTTTCCTTATTCAAAATTTCATTGTTtaattgttgttgttgactgATCAGTCCTGCCAGTCGCAAATATATCCAAAGCCTCCACCCTTGCGTAACCACTCAATCGATCGACGACCTCCTTTTTGGCCCAAATACCTTTAAAATTCTGAAGAGATATAAACAtttgacaagaaaaagaatggtTGTACCACCGCTATCTTGCTGCCACTCCTCCAAGGAGGGTTGTGTCTGCGCAGCACAGGCCAGATGCTCCTGCGGAAAGCAACACGCCCTCCACTGCAATTGCGAAAGGGCACGCACCGAAAATGATACTTCAGGCCCCAGATGTTCCTGCAGTAGGTATTCCCCATTTTCCATTCGCAGGCGCAGTCCGTGGTGTCTGACCAGTGGCCTTTTGGCTCGAATTACAGGAAGCCGCCCCGCCGGGCAGTGTACTTGCGAACGGGCAGAGACGGAGAACCATCCACCTACAGGGGAGACGTGTCCATGCGGCCGTAGAATTGCTGGTGAGTATAGTTACCCGGACCCTAGCAATGATTCATCGGTAGTGTCGTTGTTGACTAACGGTTTTGTATCCGAGCCAGACTCTTGCACCTGCGAAAAGGCTGTTGATGCCGGAAATTTCCCGGGTGAGATTGACTTCACCACACAAGCATAGACACAGATTATCGGTCTGTCCATTGATAGGATTTCAGGCTTTGCTGCTTGGGTGGGGAATGTGCTGGGTGTCAATATATAAATGGAGTTTGGAGGTTTGAACATCGGGATTCTAGGGAATGTGATTGTACGAGCATCAAAGGACAAACTGTGATTGTTATAGCATGGTTAGCAATGCGAAATATACTCAGTACTCTGTAACGGGTC includes:
- a CDS encoding uncharacterized protein (EggNog:ENOG410PIG7~COG:K); this encodes MGTCKASPVDLLGASTCRVESASWSLREHSPIYSNSRHYSKVENTQQRQAYAWPAPALGRDCTGSNERRNGEQSPCHDEIQSDDGPQTMGGGILEEKTSKRKMKRFRLSHSQTRYLMSEFTRQAHPDAAHRERLSREIPGLSPRQVQVWFQNRRAKLKRLSTDDRERILKSRAVPEDFDMAKALRWPYTNYSNTPASAATHCDNSLGRNDVPLVIESIKLSGEEYVTAPSSSPPTYGYYASDPLSVAEDNTSPDNIISNSSANERKLPVISWTYSQMPTPPSESATVPESTNPSEVRSPLNRKWSGVSLGGISARLSPSKLSPHTMNRSPNTPITPSHSYYEKQLATPVSVGGFHERSASQKEVQSPMASTMSTTPLSVSSEEQVLRPNSCFGLSSFDISCPQGASPTMGYTASGVAFEPSPRFVEIPYSTNPVKNMWDMGS
- a CDS encoding uncharacterized protein (EggNog:ENOG410PR7N~COG:S) produces the protein MVVPPLSCCHSSKEGCVCAAQARCSCGKQHALHCNCERARTENDTSGPRCSCRSRPAGQCTCERAETENHPPTGETCPCGRRIADSCTCEKAVDAGNFPGEIDFTTQA